DNA sequence from the Pleurocapsa sp. PCC 7319 genome:
CATTACCCGATCAATAATGCCAATTCTCTGTGTCGCTTGATTCAGCTTATCTTACAGAAATTTTTGATAGCATCAAGTTCCATTTTCGTTGAATCCCAAACATTAATACGAATCTTTTATGTGTAGATTTATAACAATCTGGTTGTAACTCTTGTCGTTTTCTGAAATAGCGTTTAAGCTCATGGTCGTTAATCTAAATCAGTAATATCACGTACGTATTTTCTCGGAGTACTAGAGTATGAAAAGTAACTAATATGTGTTGCTTGTTTTTGAGTGTAAATCTATTCTTAAGTTCTTTCTTTTCAGAACGAGCTAATTAAAAGTAAACCTATTACCTGGGGAAGCATTGCAAATGTCAATAATTGCTATAATACCTGCCCGTGGTGGCTCTAGAGGTTTACCTGGTAAAAATATTAGGGAATTAGCTAATAAACCACTGATTGCTCATTCTATTATCAATGCTAAAGAAGCAAGATTTGTAGATCGAGTTTACGTTTCTACAGATGATCGCGAAATTGCCAGAATTTCTCTAGACTATGGTGCAGAAATAATTAATCGCCCTCATGAATTAGCTAATGATACTGCTTCTTCTGAATCAGCTTTAATTCATGCAGTTGATACTATTGCAGCTACTGGTGTTGCCATAGATTTGGTGGTGTTTTTGCAATGTACTTCTCCCATTAGAACGGGGAAGGATATTGACAATGCTATTCGAAAATTGAACCAAGAAAATACTGATTCTTTGTTGTCGGTTTCTCCTTCTCATCGATTTCTCTGGCAAGAAACTGATGGTATAGCCCAATCGATTAATTACGACTATCGTCACCGTTTGCGCCGTCAAGATATGGAGCCACAATATGTGGAAAATGGTTCAATTTATATTTTCAAACCTTGGGTATTAAAAGAATTAAATAATCGCTTGGGCGGTAAAATTGCTCTTTTTCCTATGAGTGAAGCAGCAAGCTGGGAAATAGATTCACTTCTCGATTTTGAAATTGCCGAATCTTTACTAAAAAAGCAGGTGACAGTAAATGCTTATTGATAGAAGTATTGCTAAATATATCGTTTTTTCCGAAGACAACATCATTAATGCCTTGAAAAAGATTAGTGATAATAAAAGTAAAGTTATCTTTTCTGTAACTGAATCTGGCAGACTTGAAGGAGTCATGACTGATGGTGACTTTCGGCGGTGGTTAGTCAGTCAAAATACCATCGATCTCAATCAGTCGGTTTCTAAGGTTGCAAATAAAAACTTTAAATATGCCTTTGACGGTGATGAACCGGAAAAGATTCAATCTTATTTATCAGACACAATTGAATTTATTCCCCTAATTGATAAAAACCACCATTTAGTAGCAGTAGCCAGAAAGCGATCGCAAGTTATTCAGATCGGTAAGTTCACTATCGATGCGGAATCTCCAAGCTTTATTATTGCTGAGATTGGGAACAACCATAATGGTAGTTTAGAAGTAGCTCGTCAACTGATAGACGCAGCATTGTTAGCTGGTGCCAACTGTGTCAAATTTCAACTACGGGATTTGAGTTCGCTTTATGTAAACGCTGGTAATGCTAATGATGCTAGTGAAGATTTAGGTTCTCAGTATACTTTAGATTTACTATCTCGTTTCCAGCTCAGTCCTGAGGAAATGTTTACCGCCTTTGATTATTGTAAAGAGCGGGATATTTTACCCTTATGTACTCCCTGGGATGAGAGAAGCTTAAGTCTGTTAGAAGAATATGGAATGCCAGCTTACAAGGTAGCCTCGGCAGATTTAACCAATCATGACTTTCTCAAAGCGTTGGCTAATACAGGAAAGCCATTAATCTGTTCCACAGGAATGTCAACTGAAGCTGAAATTACTGAAACTGTTAG
Encoded proteins:
- a CDS encoding cytidylyltransferase domain-containing protein, which gives rise to MSIIAIIPARGGSRGLPGKNIRELANKPLIAHSIINAKEARFVDRVYVSTDDREIARISLDYGAEIINRPHELANDTASSESALIHAVDTIAATGVAIDLVVFLQCTSPIRTGKDIDNAIRKLNQENTDSLLSVSPSHRFLWQETDGIAQSINYDYRHRLRRQDMEPQYVENGSIYIFKPWVLKELNNRLGGKIALFPMSEAASWEIDSLLDFEIAESLLKKQVTVNAY